The DNA sequence AGGCCGCGGCCTCGCCCTTTTCTGGCGAGCGGTTGGCGAGCACGACCTTTGCGCCCTCGGCGGCGAAGGCCCGGGCGACACCCAGGCCAATCCCCTGCCCTGCGCCGGTCACAATCGCCACGCGATCTCGCAACCTCTGCGTATGTTCCATCGACTCCCCGTCTCGCTGCTCGAGGGTCAATTCTATACAGTTGTAAAGTGACCCTCCATTGATAAAATCAGAAAAATCGAGCGAATTTCATCTTTTCAGGGGCATCTCGAGAGAGAGGTGAGCCAGCGTGATGGAAGCTGAAGCAACGGAAACAGAAGCGGGATCAGCCGCCGCTACCGGCGCTGTGGGGCACTCCGTTTCGATTCGCCAGCGTCAGCGCCAGCAGACCCGGGCCGCAATCCTGAAAGTCGCCCTGGCGGAAATTGCAGAATGGGGACTCTCCGGCGTTCGCATCGAACAGATCGCGCGCAAGAGTGGTGTGACCCGTCCCACTGTCTATGCACACTTTCCGACCCGCGAGGATTTCCTGCGCGAGTTGCAGACCCAGAGCGAGAGCAGCGCGCTCGCGGCCCTCCGTAAACGTCTCGACCGCAACCCCGGTAGCACCCTGCTCCACACCCTGTCCGATGCATTGTTCGACATTCTCGCGGACACCAATGCCAATCTTCGCCGGGAATCCTTCGCCCTGATGCTGCGTGAACCACGCCCAGAACAGTGGATGGGCAACGACCTTTTCTCCTATCTGTCGGAGCGCATAGGCGAAGCGCAGGAACGGGGCGAAATCTCGAGGCGGGCAACCCCCGACGAGATGACCCGGATCGTGATGACCGCCCTGTTTGGCTTCATTGTGATCGAGGGAAACGCGTCGCAAACGCGCCGAGATGACGCGCACAAGATGCTCGATCTTCTGATCGGAAACCACGAGGACTAGACAGCCATGGGCGAACGGTTGAAGGACAAGGTCGCGATCGTGACCGGAGCGGGACAAGGGGTGGGACGTGGCATCGCGAGGGCTTTTGCCGTGGAAGGCGCGAAATGTGTCATCGCAGATTTCAACGAAGAGACCGGTCGCCAAGTCGTCAAGGAACTCGAAGAACTCGGCCGAGATGCGATCTTCGTCGCCTGCGATGTCACCAAACGCGAAAGTGTCGACGCGGCGGTGCTCCGCGCAATCGATCACTTTGGCAGTCTCGACATTCTCGTCAACAACGCCCAGCGCGCGCCCTACAAGCCAACTCCGATCCTCGAGCACACGGACGAAATTGTCGATCTGTGTTTCGATACGGGCTTTCGCGGGACGCTCTACTTCATGCAGGCCGCCTACCCTCACCTCA is a window from the Myxococcales bacterium genome containing:
- a CDS encoding TetR/AcrR family transcriptional regulator, producing the protein MEAEATETEAGSAAATGAVGHSVSIRQRQRQQTRAAILKVALAEIAEWGLSGVRIEQIARKSGVTRPTVYAHFPTREDFLRELQTQSESSALAALRKRLDRNPGSTLLHTLSDALFDILADTNANLRRESFALMLREPRPEQWMGNDLFSYLSERIGEAQERGEISRRATPDEMTRIVMTALFGFIVIEGNASQTRRDDAHKMLDLLIGNHED
- a CDS encoding SDR family oxidoreductase, translated to MGERLKDKVAIVTGAGQGVGRGIARAFAVEGAKCVIADFNEETGRQVVKELEELGRDAIFVACDVTKRESVDAAVLRAIDHFGSLDILVNNAQRAPYKPTPILEHTDEIVDLCFDTGFRGTLYFMQAAYPHLKKSGGRIINIGSASGLEGRAGLAAYGAAKEAIRALSKTAAHEWGRDGINVNIICPLANSPGVAAMIEHNPDFETQVTAGQPIGRIGDCENDIGPVAVFLASDDSRYVTGHTIPADGGAYMIR